Proteins co-encoded in one Streptomyces sp. SLBN-31 genomic window:
- the tal gene encoding transaldolase, translated as MTDALKRLSEEGVAIWLDDLSRKRITSGNLAELIDQQHVVGVTTNPTIFQKAISEGDGYDQQLSDLAARKVTVEEAIRMITTADVRDAADILRPVFDATDGQDGRVSIEVDPRLAHNTKATVAEAKQLAWLVDRPNTLIKIPATEAGLPAITETIGLGISVNVTLIFSLERYRKVMDAYLSGLEKAKERGLDLSKIHSVASFFVSRVDTEIDKRLDELGTDEAKAVRGKAAVANARLAYQAYEEVFSSDRWQALERAGARKQRPLWASTGVKDKAYKPTLYVDDLVAPNTVNTMPEATLHATEESGSITGNTVAGTYEQARADIDAVEKLGISYDEVVQVLEDEGVEKFEASWNDLLKSTEAELERLAPAEG; from the coding sequence ATGACAGACGCACTCAAGCGCCTCTCCGAAGAAGGCGTCGCGATCTGGCTGGACGACCTGTCGCGCAAGCGGATCACGTCCGGCAACCTCGCCGAACTGATCGACCAGCAGCACGTCGTGGGCGTCACCACCAACCCGACGATCTTCCAGAAGGCGATCTCCGAGGGCGACGGCTACGACCAGCAGCTGTCCGACCTCGCCGCCCGCAAGGTCACCGTCGAAGAGGCCATCCGCATGATCACGACGGCGGACGTCCGCGACGCCGCCGACATCCTGCGCCCGGTCTTCGACGCCACCGACGGCCAGGACGGCCGCGTGTCGATCGAGGTCGACCCGCGTCTCGCCCACAACACCAAGGCGACCGTGGCCGAGGCCAAGCAGCTTGCCTGGCTGGTGGACCGGCCGAACACGCTCATCAAGATCCCGGCCACCGAGGCGGGCCTCCCGGCGATCACCGAGACCATCGGCCTCGGCATCAGTGTCAACGTCACGCTGATCTTCTCCCTGGAGCGCTACCGCAAGGTCATGGACGCCTACCTCTCCGGCCTGGAGAAGGCCAAGGAGCGCGGCCTGGACCTGTCGAAGATCCACTCCGTGGCGTCCTTCTTCGTCTCCCGCGTGGACACCGAGATCGACAAGCGGCTCGACGAGCTGGGCACCGACGAGGCCAAGGCGGTACGCGGCAAGGCCGCCGTCGCCAACGCGCGGCTGGCGTACCAGGCCTATGAGGAGGTCTTCTCCTCCGACCGCTGGCAGGCGCTGGAGAGGGCGGGCGCCCGCAAGCAGCGCCCGCTGTGGGCCTCCACCGGCGTGAAGGACAAGGCCTACAAGCCGACCCTGTACGTCGACGACCTGGTGGCGCCGAACACGGTGAACACCATGCCGGAGGCCACCCTGCACGCCACCGAGGAGAGCGGCTCCATCACCGGCAACACGGTCGCCGGGACGTACGAGCAGGCCCGCGCCGACATCGACGCCGTCGAGAAGCTCGGGATCTCCTACGACGAGGTCGTGCAGGTGCTGGAGGACGAGGGCGTCGAGAAGTTCGAGGCGTCCTGGAACGACCTGCTGAAGTCGACCGAGGCGGAGCTGGAGCGCCTCGCCCCCGCGGAGGGCTGA